Below is a window of Cheilinus undulatus linkage group 8, ASM1832078v1, whole genome shotgun sequence DNA.
ccaTATCTGCATAAAGCCAAAAAGCCCcagaaaaaattacaaaaacggAGCCCCTCTCCaggacacaaaaagaaaaatgtgacacATTGGTTTCAAAATCAGCAttgatttgaccttttttcttgATGAAATCCTAATTTTAAAGTCCTAAACACGATCTCTTACAAGGAGACTTCTATATAATCTATCCATTAAGTGAGCCATCTagttttgtttatatgtttataTTGTAATTCTCATTCTCAGAGCAGAGAGCCCTGTGTTAAATTAATCcccttaaaagtttaaaaatcacagaaactCAGACCATAGCATGCTAACTCTTCCTGTTTCTGTCTACCTATATCAGTGACTGGTTTTTATAGCTCCTCACAAGATTTGTCTTGTTTTACTTATAAATAACTAGTATACTGTATTTATTAATTGGTCAGTGATGCACACAGTGATGTTTCTCAAAGAGCTCAAAATGCTGATTTGTTATATCAATATTATCTCTAAGATGCAACAAGCTATGGCACTTAATATCAAAGGGACATCCTGGTGCATTTTTCTGCAGAGGAAGAGATGCAGACCTGAGGCAGCGAGTATGAACAGCCTTACTTTACAGCAGTCATGGAGCTGCCACAGTTTTTGGAACAGCCTTTAAACAATGATGTGactgaatatatatttttgcttAAGCTATCTAACTAATATCTCTCTAACACTGAAGGCTTCTCTCTGAGCCCTGTTCACAATGAGGGGTGggacttacacacacacacaggctatGTACAGCCAGCACTGCTGTAGTTTGCTCTAATGTGGAAAACCACGCAAACAAAGATAATTAAAATTGCATTAAGTTGGCTAGAAACAGACTGGATAAAAACGTGTAGGTCTGACGGCTCTCTGAAATGTAAGACCtctcacaagtaaaaataagactttttatgaccttaaatttcaaaaatcaaattttagaCCTTTAAAGACTCTTAAAGGACCTGCAGGAACCCTGCAGGTATGAGGTGTAAATTCATGTGACAGTAAAGAACCCCATGGAAGAGAAGGGCAGGGTGAGAAGAAGCTCATTCACATGTAAAGAGATACAACAAAACTGACTGTTCTGAGAAAGGCTGTTCAaggctggtttatacagggtcaaaacTCCAACTAGTACTTAATCCATATTAGATTTTGATCAATATGCAACAAAGATATTTTATTTGGGCCACAAGTGGAAAAGGAGTATAACATACCATCTATGACAGTGATTCTTAACTGGGCGGATATCAGgatccaccactgctcctttaaagAGGGAGTATTATGCAAAATccatttttcaggctttaataacaaaaatatgcccctggtctgtccacaatcccctcaagtaccagaaaaatccattcactccacactctctctttctccacctttcaggaaATATGTGCGAGAATGAGCTGTTCTcagaatttcccctcatgatgtcatgtggggagttagccccgcccccaggtttagTTGGCCCTCCTTGCTTGGAAGAAGGTTatgtcctcctctcctgatcttcctcttagCCGGTAGCTGAAGCTCAGCTGGCtctcaaagccaaggaaggatcctTGAATGGGCGTTTTTGGAGGATACATCATCAACTGCTGTCAGAGGACTAATCCAGTGTCAAGAATCCTCGAAATTTTTCCAAggactggagtgttttttcagcaacagacttgaaaggcatgttttggggacctctgagaccaatataaacgtGTCTTGGAAGGgttaatatgtcccctttaagagaAATTGCACCCAAAATTTCTAGAAAAAtttcaaccactcaaatttatcaaaaaagaaTTTAGCATTTTcctaaatggaacaaaacataatCATACAGCcaggcaaaaataataatgaacatcattacagaaggaaatgtatgcatttatttcattttacccCCTCCTTCTAAGACAGCATGGAATTTTGGTAATCTCATAAGGAATTTCATCAATATCTTGGAAAAGCCTGCTTGTaatccaaagaaaaagagataaataagGTGAAATCTTGAGACAAACATTGAAGTTTACTCATCATCATAGGAAAACATATAGAATTCATGCATGAATGTCCaattagggcttccatacaatagatttttgccacatttttccctggcacacatttcacgacccaccagttgagaaccactgatctataaTACCCTGTCTTCTAATGCTTTTAATGCTAAAAGCTTATTTTTAATTGCTTTGCCTGAATGGcactctttaaataaataagccTTATCTTCTTATAATGCAGCaattttgataaaaacaaagtataatattaaacacagaaaaaagaggaagcatAGCATTCTTGAAATACAATGAGAATTTATTCAAACggtgcaaaaaaaattaataattataataataataacctaATAACATAAAATCTGATGTTCTTTCTATCCAGATTGCACTGTCACACAGCCTTAGGGCTCTCctctcaaaaaaacaaaacattaaaacaatagaaaattaaaacagatcaaaataCCAGGACGAGAGAAATCAAGTTAAAATAATGCacaaatttggtaaaatggaTCGCCATTTACATGCAACAGTTCCAGTCCCATGCAACTCGAAGTAATCCATGTTAATGTCACCGATGATGAAGATTCTGCTCACACAGAAAATACAGTGTTGTacaatatttataaaaatagaTCGGGTCAGTTGTGTCGCAAAAACTAATTCTGAGCTGTTTCTCCTCGGGTGCGGAGCAAACGAGCTGGGTCGACAAGAACATCACTGTCATGTTTTAGCATAGCACGGTTCGGTGGTTGtagaaaaaagtaaacaaaactttacaaatcaatgaaagcaacaaacaaataaaagccgGACTGCTAGACAATTAGCCTTGTGAGAAAGAACATCCTAAAACGTCTCAACTAAACATCCCACAAGGAAACCTATTAAAAAATCTCACTATAAATATAAATTCTCAAATGGTATCTTGTTAGGTCAGCATTGAGGAAATTAGTTTGCAATAAGAGACCCAAGAGGCCCGTCTGGTCTGGGAGTCGCCTTTCACAGCCGAAATATCACCAAATCTACTCCAAATCTGGGCTCTCACAAGCTTTTCATCCACTCCTGTTTAAGTATCCCACAAAATACATTCTTACCCTTTAAAAACGCTGTAAAACTTTGGGCTTACAAAAATAACTCAAACATATTTATACAACCTCTCAtcgtttttttcttaaatacaaAAAGGAGTCAAAGCTTGTAACGTCTAATGTCTTACATGTTTCAGAGGCAtccatttcattgcaaaaaataaaattaaaacatgttttttttagctcATTATTATTTTGGAGGGCAGAGTTTGCACACAcatacaacattttttaatacaaGCATCATATTTCCCACGGTCAGGGAACGCCTCATGGATCTCCTTTGAGTTAAAATGTAAGTGCATGGacacagaaaaacaccaaatgtttgtttttgggaAAGTAGCATGACTTAAGGGTTTGAGTGTCAGTTCAactcaagtgtttttttttatcaccagCTTCACTTACATAAATAATCATAACATAGTGTTCAGTTAccatattttaaagttattcCTTGGTATTTAGGCTGTTTTTTGTTAGAATGTTGGTCACAATTGAAGCTCCCAACAAAGagttaaacagaaaaataaaacaagggcGCCCTCACCTGGGCAAGGCAGTGAATTGCATACtaaattgtgctttttttaagatttaatgcTGAAGAATAAAGTAGAGCAACTTGAGTCACaccaaatttaaagaaattcctCAAAAATGGCTTATCACAGGGGAAGAAATAAGAATTTAATCAGAatcagtaaaactaaaacagccTCATCAAAATAAGGAAGACTCAAACAAAACATCAGCCTGCATCTTTTAGTTCATACGTCTAACTCAAACATAAAGATCCCAGTAGCTTCCacactgtttttaaataactaaaatggtTCAACTTTGGGGCAGTAGTAGCAGAAACTGCAGGCGATGAAGCAAGCAGCAGATACCGGATGTCCGTCCTGCAAAATGTACAAAGAGGATTGTGACGCAAACGCTGAAAAGGCAACTAGGAGACTGAGTTAGATGGTGACACTGGCACCAAAACGCTGCAGCTCTACAGTAACTGAAACCCTCCTGACCTGTGGCCCTGATTTCCCATGAACAGAGGTGGCAGTGTCTGCAAAGATGGACGACGGACAACAGTCAGGCCACTTcagaaacagtaaaaaggtTTGTAACCACAGACGATGGGAAAGTGCTtgaatttgtgcaaaaggagagAACGTAGCTGGATTTGGGATCTAGGAACCGCCTTCGGCAGAAGTTTAGAGTTTGTGGTCAGTGGCTGAATAAATAGATGTTAAAATGTCCTGAAACACTGTGGATGTTTGGCGTTAACCTTTAGTTTGATCATGAGACAGTATGACACGGTTCACATTTTCAACCTTCAGAGTGCAGAGTTTCATGTATCAGAACAGGTTCAGGATCTTTAACTTATGCAGAGCTTTTCAGTACAATATTAATCTAACGGTGTACCATCATCCTACAAAGGGGCATTTTCCCCTTTACATCTTACAAACAGAATTTGGAGACAATCTTTCTCAGCTGCAGTTCTCTTTGATGAACCATTTTATCTTCTTTATTAAACCTCTATTTATGACGTATGAGGGCCtttctaaaaaatgtcaaaatcagaGGGATCCGTTAATCTTCACGTAAATATTTAGAGCTTATTTAGTCATAGCTTTACAAGAAGCCCTAGACATTTTTGAGGGAAAGAAAATTCAGAAATTTTGACTAACTTTATAAAGCTGTACATTAACAACAACATTAAGCCATACGAGAAACATAACCCAGAACCCACACTGGATCAGATCATCTCCCTTTCTTCTGAATAGCCCTGGTTTAAGGCAACATGTCTTTAAAGATACAATATGTACATTGTTGCAAAGAAATGTCTATATCAATCTAAAAGTGGCCAATCCTatattataactttttaaattaaatttaggTCTCACACTTTTGGGACATGTCTTGTCATGGTGGCTGCAATGAGCTACAAGTTTAATCCCCCAACCTCACCTCCGTAACATAGAATCCCACACACAAGGTATTTGCGGCGCGTTTCAGTCCAACATAGCTCAGTGCTGCCCACGTATCCCCTCTTTTTTAATACTTCTTGTTTCAAATTGTTTTGAAGGACTCTGTTCTATAAAAACAACACCtaataaggtgtatttactaaacacaTGACcagtcttttgttttcattcataaatttcccATACTGAGGAAGAAATGCACTAAAAAGTGCACTTCTGCATTCATGCTGGAGGCCACACCTGAGCGCAAGGATCCTGTAGCACATCCCGTATGTTCATTCTGGAACCACTTCTAGTGCAAAGGCAAAAGTGcacttttcagtgcatttctcacTCATTATAAGTTTAGTAAATTTGCTGTATTAGAGATGTAATGGTATCACATCGATAGACGCGCCTCCGTGTCGTTGTGGACATGTGAAAGTACTAAAAGGtaggtcttcagggcaaaaagtgttgtcgttttttgtgtgtgaagcAAAGAGAAGGAAAGTGGAAACACAGTTCCCAGCACCCATGATCCTTTGCACTCTACTCAGGTTTGGTCTAACAGCAGGAAAATGGTGGATGCTATGAGCGGCAAGGGAGAATCAGTCTATGGGAAGACCCTAGCGACTAAAGTTTATGAGAGTGTGGAGGCTCCAGCTACTTctaaatctggcctgtggaagCATCCTGGTTTCCTGGTGTCAAGAAATAGTGATAGTACACAGACACTGGTAGACTGTGGTGACACACCTGATGGGGAATATAAGCAATATAAAGCgccacttggcaaatcatcTCCCCAAAAAGATTCATGATGATGCGAGGAGCAGAATCTGGCCAGGCTTAAAGACTCTCAAGGAAGCGTTCACAAACCCACTTCCCTACAACAGCACAAGGGTTCAACCGATGACAATGTGTATCAgtgaatatatcaccaaagagctacagctgttttcagtggtggacaacAAATGTTTTAGAAGGTTGGCAAACAAGTATATGTTTATAAGCCTAAAGCACACCTATGgcacttttttgccatattgTAACACTCAAGTTGTTGTTAAATAAATGCAGATGTCACTTTTTCCCCCTAGTCTTCATTGGTTGTTTTAGGAATTTCTAAAATATGACAGTAAATACCGTACCATGGACTTCTTACCGAGTTATTACCTACCTTTGATACCGTTACATGCCTATACGTTACACAGTGCCGTTTTTACTGAACAGAGACCTCAACTCAGAACAAAGTAAATGGTGGAGACGAGCAGAGATGTGCAGCGATGGCTCATACTGGTCATATTGAGTCATTGTTTCAGTTGAGAGCCCCTTGGTGGTGAATTTTACATACTGCATGTTTAAAGTAAGAATTCCAATAATTTGATGATTCTGGTCTAAAATCACAGAACTTCTTTATTCCTCAGTCCAAGTAAACAGTATAATTTGATAAAGCTCTCAACTGCTACACAAGGAAACCATCTTTGCAAGGAAAGCAAGGAAAACTTCTTCATctggtatttatttttgtgattgACTACTTTCAACTTTATAATTTcaagtttaaagttttgtttcttGTATGTTAACGACTCTTTGAACtcaaaagtttcattttttatctcataaatttaaaacttaatgaagtcaaaatgtttggattcttgtaaatttctgattttgcatattcaacattttcttgaaaatgatcGGATCccctgtattttttaaagtggcCCTGATAGGCTGTCGTATCTATTTATTTAACTGGATGGGATTTTGGATTGATAATCTCTTATGTGCAAAGCTAAACTGTTTTTTAGACAAGAAGTTCAACTGCTTGACCCCAAAGCTTCAAATATAACACTATTTAAATAATCGTTTTACTGGTTTAAGATATATTTCTTTTTGTGGTCACAATCCTCTGAATCAAGTtcttaaaagtcaaactatttcttggtttctttcttctccttgaTGACAAAAGATGGCCCTGATTGACCGTTTTTCTCTTGCAGCATTGTATTTCATAGAACCAATAATCAGTTCATAAATATAGAAATTCATAAACAGATTACTCCACAATCACTCTAGTGTTAGTCACAGCCTTAACTCCCTTttcaaagatccacaaatgcgttTCGTAACAGTTAAACAGTTGAGAGAAAAGCGTTTAATTTATGTGACAGTTGTCTCCAAAATTTGTTGAGCTGAGTGTGACATGTTGACTTATTTCATGCCTCAGTTGGCCTTGATTAAAAGCCTCTGTGCCAGGCTGCAAACAGGAAGACGTGACTGAGATAGAGAGTAACTCcaacaaacatgaaatattCTGGATCAGGCTTTAGGGAAAGTTTCTCGAGGCTGTGTTAACTTTGTTCTGCTGTCAATACTGTGACCTAATGTGTTTAGGCTGCCATCTTTAGAGTTCAGTTCATATATGTTTTAGTAGCTATTTATTTCTTCTTAGAGATATTACCAACAGTGCAGAGCTGTTGCCTAAATGCATGGACATTTATGGGTTTGCATTCTGTAAAATTAGCACCACAGCAGCCCACAGAACGCTTATTCATTAGCATTGCACGCTACTTTCAATTTGCATTATGCAAATGGTGTCAGACGAAAAAGCAATTTGACGAGgattatttctgctgtttccCGAGGTACATATGATGCAAGCATCTAGTAACAGTAGTGTAAAATCTGTATAACACTGAAATCACCCTAAACTGACGTGACTTCAAAACGCTCAAACCTCCAACCTTAACATTATTAGAGAGCAGAACATGGAGCAGAGACAATCGAGCCTTCTCTGTTTGTGCTTGCATCGCTGTGTATGATGTAGTGTGAGTCTGACTTGGTGGAGATGTGTGCATGTAGCTGTATGTGTGTGGATGAGTGCTGTGTATGGTGCCTGCCATATACATTCTCTCCACTAGGAGGAGACAGTAGCAAGGCGTTAAACTGATAAAGGAGGAGAGCCTgcagctcacacacacatgaataaaCACACTCATACGTAACGCCTGCATAAGAGCCACAGCAAAATGTAACAGAAGTGCAGTTAGTTTATTCTACGGCCTATCAGGAGACCCCAGCAGTCCAGCCACCCTGTTCGCGCTGTAGTTGTGTCAACTGTTGGTTATGTTTCTGTACGCCAACAGGAGGTGACACGGTTAAAAAAAGGGAGGGAGCTGGTTGTGCCTTCTCTCATCTACACAGAAGCTGATCTGCCCAAGACGTTATTTTTTGAACTGGAAAAGGCCACTCATCAAATGCGAGCCAAAGCGAGGTCTGTTCAGAACCTGTGGATGGCTGGTTCTGTCTCCCTCTTTTTCAGCTCTTCCCGGTAGCAGTAAGAGCAGTAGTTGCCTGTCTCAGGGTGTCCGTAGTAGGTGCAGGAGGGTGTCCGACAGCGGCTGGACTGCAGGCTGGCTAGACCGCCGGCACTGCCCAGGGAGTAGTGTCTGACGGGAGGCTGTGCGCTCCGGGAGTCGAGGTTGGAGCGAATGTCCCTGAAGCCGTTAGTGTAACTCCCAGCAGCGTGTTCAGACCCAGGGTAGTCCGGAGGGTCAAACTCAGGGGGGTATGAGGGTGCAAGGCGGGTAGGGCTCAAAGAGGAGGGGCCTTGGGAGTTGTTATACTGAGGGTGGGGGGGACCCTGTGCTGTGGGGCAGTGTCTGGGAAGGGTGGCATAAGAAGGGAGGCCAGGGTAAGAGGTGGCAGGGGAGCCGCCGGCAAGCTGTCGCCGAGTATCCATGTAGCCATGCATGTGAAGGTGCTGGGTGAGGGGCGGAGCAGCAGCAGGCTGGTCTATGAAGGAGGGCCGAGGGATGGGAACGACACCAGAGTACATGGATGAGGTCAGAGGGGAGGCTTTGAGCTGGTTGAACGTAGGGGAGGAGTTTTCTGACAGCTCCTCTTTTGCCTCATAAGCTCGGTATGTCAGCTCTGGACCACCAACCGTCTCCTTTTTGGGGATCTGAATACCATTGGTGATGTTTTTCCTCTCCAGATCGCGCCGCTGTTGTTCTTGCTCGGCTCTAAAGCGCTCTTCTGCGTCTGTAAGGTAGCGCTGGATCATCTCCTCCTGAAAAGGCTGCCGGTTGCTTGTCGTAAGGAGGCTGGCGAAGATGAACTTTCTCTCCCCCTGCATGGCAGCTCGCAGGATCCCCAGGCTCACCTTGACATCAGCGCTGTACTTGTAGGTTTCACTCTCAGTGctgctgcctccactgctgctCATACTGCTTCCTGTACCATTCAGACGCTCGCTACCTGAGGATGGGGAGCCTTTCCCAGAATCCTCTGAGGCGTGGGCTGAAGGCGAGCCATCCTTGCTGCCCTTCCTCCCTCTAAACGAGCCTTTCTTCTTTTCCCCGCCCTCCTGCTTGACACCTCCAGCTCCGGCGTTCTTTCCTGTCATCAGTCCTCCCACGTTTTTCTTCAGCTTGCTGCCCAGGCTTTTGCCAAAGCTGCCGAGCTTGTTGGCCACAGAGTCCGCCCTCTTCTTGTCTTTGTCCTTGTCCTTGTCCTTTTTGGTTTTGTCCTTCCCTGCTGTTCCTGCTGCAGAGCCGCTGCTGGACGAACttgatgaagaagaggagctgTTTTTGGCCAAGGAGCTGCCTCCATTGACCGTTGATGCTGTGGTTGTGTCTCCGTTTCCGTTGGAGCTGCTGCTGACTGACTCTTTGTCTGACTCTCCTGAGTCTGGAGGTGTGCGGGCGTCCTCTCCTGCTGATGCTGTGGGAGACTCAGGCTGGGCCAGGGGGGCTTGCTGTGAAGACACATAACAGGACAACAAATTAGTGGAAAAATACTGCACAGAAGTGAACACTAACCCTGGGAAAACTTACAGTGGGGCCTGTTACCCTGTACCACATTGATGATTGTCCCCACTCCCCAGCAAGCctgcatttaaaaaactgatACAGCAATATATTGCTACATGCTCCTTGCTGATCTGTGTATCTATACAGGTGTAATACACAATCAATATTGGCACAAATACTGTAGGGACAACTTTGAGATACACATTCCCAATAGTGCAGTTAAAATTAAGGCATTAAAGCCAACAGGTAGTGGCAGATGCTATAAACTGCATGATGGCGCACATGCTTCAAAACAAACTACCTGCAACACGGATGAGAGAGTCTATTGGCTGCCAGCAGAACTAAAAGCAAAGAAACTGGATTATTCTGTGTTTCTTTTAACATCAATATGTCTGGAGTTAGACATGAGTCATGTTACATGCAAACTGTgcaaaaacagggtaaaatactgcagtaaAACCATCTTCATCTACAGGTGACAAAACACAAGGCTAATTAGCAGGTAGGATCAAAAGCTAGTCTTCTTTATGATGGGCTGGTTTGTGAGATCCAGCACTGATTAGCGctgtaaagtcagaatttcCCTCAACTTCTTAATGCGATCAGAAAACCACAAACAgcacttttatcatttattttcaaagacCTAAGCCGTACAGTGGAGCTGATAATGAAGACTTTAGATAGCTGTTTATTAAGTGTGAGTAATGCTGTTTAATCCCCATTCATGCTGACTAATGTTTGCAGATGTAAAGGTTTAAGACATTCTTGCAAATACAACTAATAGCAAAGTGAAACCACATGAATATTGtataaaaacaagagcaagaTAGACAACGGATAGCATAATTTCAAGTTTAAATAGTTAAATATTATTGTATTTGCATGTATTAATTGCTCAGGGATTATAAACAGAGCATTTCCCTTAACTTATTGGCCCTCTAAGGACCTGAATGTAGGTGTTTAAAGTGTATGATCCTTCAGACATTATCTGTGCTGTTAACCTCTACAATAAAGAACAGCTTCTGGTAGTTAATTCTGAGTAGGACATGTTTATTATTCAAAATCAATGAGTATTGTAATATGTAGCGCTAGGCAATtaactgacttttaatttcaatcacaatttttacattacatgattatcaaaacaagaaaatggagGCTAAACCATCACTGTGCCACATGCACCCTGCCTTTATGGCATAGGAAGTGCTTGCACTTGTGTTGTGCCTATGCATTATATTGTGAACAATGAATTTAAGAGTCCATTTCACACATATTGAAAGACAATGTGAGCATAGTTTACTCTGAGTGCTCATGCTATGTGAGGTATGCTCTAGGAGAGTCACATGCATGCGGCCCATTAACTTGCTCCCGAGGAGAATGTAGCCTTGGTatgcatttcaaagtaaaagcctgaccTCATTTTTCCCATATTAAGACTACCCGTAATTTCACACaatgctttttttctgaatttgtttTTGGGCAGTTAAGTGTTTGAAGCAAAAGGCACTTGTCCCTGCTAAACTTCCTTCACAAAAAGCTGTCATAAATTACAAAGGCTGTTAACCCACAATATtttaatgatccaaaacatCAGATTACAGGTGTTATTTATTAATTTGAGATGTCTCTCTATACACAACCTCTATGGCTCTTCTACATATGCTGTTTTTTCACCTGTGTGTTTATTAAGGAGACTTTTTAAGTACAAACGGGATAGTTTTCCTGAGATGGATACAATAACTTAAACCATCTCAGCCTACAGGCTTGACAAACAACCAATAAAATGAACAGTCATAACTAAGTCTGTTTTTTCAAtgtgcattaattttaatgtaGTTAAGATCTTCAGATCTTCAGTCTTTCATGATAGTATCAATCACTGCGAATTtctcaaaacaaataaattttaaCACTATGGTATATAGCCAAAACTTGGGTATAACTTGCAAGTGATCAATGCAAGagaacagtttttttaatgagCTGCTGCCTATCAAGGCAAAACAGTTTACTTAACAATCTAAAATTCACACCCAGATTCAGATAAGTAAGCGATCATGTTTAATAATTATGATCCCAATACCAGTCAAAATAATCGTGATAATGATTTGCTGTAATGGAGCAGCTATGATAATACCTATCATATCCTGGCTGCTGTATCCTGATACATTTTGTATTGTGAGGCTTTGGAAAATACCAAGCCCCACTCCCTGGTCACTGTACTCAAATTACTCCAAGCCAAACCAGGCCTGAACACAGATAAGTCATATTATAATTGACGCAAACGTCTTAGTAAGTAGCATAGTCTCAGAGTCGGCACAGTGGTGAAATACGCAGACAACGTGCCAGGAATTTTACTCACTTTCTTGATATTTTGAGTTGGATACGACTCCCTAACACTCtttcattgtttaaaataattatcAATGGTTGCATCTGTTATATGTCACATCCAATTAATGCACCTGTGCTCATTTGTGTGCAAGAGCAATCCTACTGTGCCAAAGCACGCCTCTTCCAAGCGTACCCTGCACGAACGTGGCATGGACCATTCACACAAGTCAAACAGACTGGACTTAGGAGCGTCACACATGTTTCAGCACAGTGTGGACTGCCTAGTGTGAGCGTGCCCTATATCAAGTGACCAAACTataatggaaaagaaaacaaacataaaatattcGTTAAAAAGGTCACAAGTCCTACTCAGGCTATATTTAACAATATAAATAAACAGTGCAGGCCCATGCCCCTCATGTGCAGAGGAAAGAAACAGCACAAGATACAGAGGATGTGAAGAGAGTGAGTCATAGAGCCGCTTTTTGCAGACCATagcaaaaaaagaacaaatgacTCAGTTTCCGAATGCCTTTTCATATCAA
It encodes the following:
- the otud7b gene encoding OTU domain-containing protein 7B isoform X4, which encodes MTVDMDAVLSDFVRSTGAEPGLARDLLEGKNWDFTAALSDFEQLRQVHAGNLTYSFAEERNYLPPEKEMARVGRPVLQRQDEVVQATEKRLSRGISHASSTIVSLARSHVSSTGGSSSEPLLDTPLCTFQLPDLTVYRDDFRGFIERDLIEQSMMVALEHAGRLNWWTKVVSNCQSLLPLATSGDGNCLLHAASLGMWGFHDRDLMLRKSLYALMDHGLEREALKRRWRWQQTQQNKESGLVYTEEEWQKEWNELLKLASSEPRIHYSTNGTNGAESSDEPVYESLEEFHVFVLAHVLRRPIVVVADTMLRDSGGEAFAPIPFGGIYLPLEVPAVKCHRSPLVLAYDQAHFSALVSMEQKDSSKEQVVIPLTDSEHKMLPLHFAVDPGKDWEWGKDDTDNVMLASVALSLEAKLQMLHSYMTLTWLPLPCEQAPLAQPESPTASAGEDARTPPDSGESDKESVSSSSNGNGDTTTASTVNGGSSLAKNSSSSSSSSSSSGSAAGTAGKDKTKKDKDKDKDKKRADSVANKLGSFGKSLGSKLKKNVGGLMTGKNAGAGGVKQEGGEKKKGSFRGRKGSKDGSPSAHASEDSGKGSPSSGSERLNGTGSSMSSSGGSSTESETYKYSADVKVSLGILRAAMQGERKFIFASLLTTSNRQPFQEEMIQRYLTDAEERFRAEQEQQRRDLERKNITNGIQIPKKETVGGPELTYRAYEAKEELSENSSPTFNQLKASPLTSSMYSGVVPIPRPSFIDQPAAAPPLTQHLHMHGYMDTRRQLAGGSPATSYPGLPSYATLPRHCPTAQGPPHPQYNNSQGPSSLSPTRLAPSYPPEFDPPDYPGSEHAAGSYTNGFRDIRSNLDSRSAQPPVRHYSLGSAGGLASLQSSRCRTPSCTYYGHPETGNYCSYCYREELKKRETEPAIHRF
- the otud7b gene encoding OTU domain-containing protein 7B isoform X1 codes for the protein MTVDMDAVLSDFVRSTGAEPGLARDLLEGKNWDFTAALSDFEQLRQVHAGNLTYSFAEERNYLPPEKEMARVGRPVLQRQDEVVQAATEKRLSRGISHASSTIVSLARSHVSSTGGSSSEPLLDTPLCTFQLPDLTVYRDDFRGFIERDLIEQSMMVALEHAGRLNWWTKVVSNCQSLLPLATSGDGNCLLHAASLGMWGFHDRDLMLRKSLYALMDHGLEREALKRRWRWQQTQQNKESGLVYTEEEWQKEWNELLKLASSEPRIHYSTNGTNGAESSDEPVYESLEEFHVFVLAHVLRRPIVVVADTMLRDSGGEAFAPIPFGGIYLPLEVPAVKCHRSPLVLAYDQAHFSALVSMEQKDSSKEQAVVIPLTDSEHKMLPLHFAVDPGKDWEWGKDDTDNVMLASVALSLEAKLQMLHSYMTLTWLPLPCEQAPLAQPESPTASAGEDARTPPDSGESDKESVSSSSNGNGDTTTASTVNGGSSLAKNSSSSSSSSSSSGSAAGTAGKDKTKKDKDKDKDKKRADSVANKLGSFGKSLGSKLKKNVGGLMTGKNAGAGGVKQEGGEKKKGSFRGRKGSKDGSPSAHASEDSGKGSPSSGSERLNGTGSSMSSSGGSSTESETYKYSADVKVSLGILRAAMQGERKFIFASLLTTSNRQPFQEEMIQRYLTDAEERFRAEQEQQRRDLERKNITNGIQIPKKETVGGPELTYRAYEAKEELSENSSPTFNQLKASPLTSSMYSGVVPIPRPSFIDQPAAAPPLTQHLHMHGYMDTRRQLAGGSPATSYPGLPSYATLPRHCPTAQGPPHPQYNNSQGPSSLSPTRLAPSYPPEFDPPDYPGSEHAAGSYTNGFRDIRSNLDSRSAQPPVRHYSLGSAGGLASLQSSRCRTPSCTYYGHPETGNYCSYCYREELKKRETEPAIHRF
- the otud7b gene encoding OTU domain-containing protein 7B isoform X2 gives rise to the protein MTVDMDAVLSDFVRSTGAEPGLARDLLEGKNWDFTAALSDFEQLRQVHAGNLTYSFAEERNYLPPEKEMARVGRPVLQRQDEVVQAATEKRLSRGISHASSTIVSLARSHVSSTGGSSSEPLLDTPLCTFQLPDLTVYRDDFRGFIERDLIEQSMMVALEHAGRLNWWTKVVSNCQSLLPLATSGDGNCLLHAASLGMWGFHDRDLMLRKSLYALMDHGLEREALKRRWRWQQTQQNKESGLVYTEEEWQKEWNELLKLASSEPRIHYSTNGTNGAESSDEPVYESLEEFHVFVLAHVLRRPIVVVADTMLRDSGGEAFAPIPFGGIYLPLEVPAVKCHRSPLVLAYDQAHFSALVSMEQKDSSKEQVVIPLTDSEHKMLPLHFAVDPGKDWEWGKDDTDNVMLASVALSLEAKLQMLHSYMTLTWLPLPCEQAPLAQPESPTASAGEDARTPPDSGESDKESVSSSSNGNGDTTTASTVNGGSSLAKNSSSSSSSSSSSGSAAGTAGKDKTKKDKDKDKDKKRADSVANKLGSFGKSLGSKLKKNVGGLMTGKNAGAGGVKQEGGEKKKGSFRGRKGSKDGSPSAHASEDSGKGSPSSGSERLNGTGSSMSSSGGSSTESETYKYSADVKVSLGILRAAMQGERKFIFASLLTTSNRQPFQEEMIQRYLTDAEERFRAEQEQQRRDLERKNITNGIQIPKKETVGGPELTYRAYEAKEELSENSSPTFNQLKASPLTSSMYSGVVPIPRPSFIDQPAAAPPLTQHLHMHGYMDTRRQLAGGSPATSYPGLPSYATLPRHCPTAQGPPHPQYNNSQGPSSLSPTRLAPSYPPEFDPPDYPGSEHAAGSYTNGFRDIRSNLDSRSAQPPVRHYSLGSAGGLASLQSSRCRTPSCTYYGHPETGNYCSYCYREELKKRETEPAIHRF